One genomic window of Struthio camelus isolate bStrCam1 chromosome 1, bStrCam1.hap1, whole genome shotgun sequence includes the following:
- the IKBIP gene encoding LOW QUALITY PROTEIN: inhibitor of nuclear factor kappa-B kinase-interacting protein (The sequence of the model RefSeq protein was modified relative to this genomic sequence to represent the inferred CDS: inserted 2 bases in 1 codon), with protein sequence MSEVKQRKRGISSSKTNEDSQKAKKDSNRGKLVNPRTSSNQISSWIDSRTALSLISLAVCLALTWFLFQQTSQFADMEKKYSFLQQEAEKFLDMENKVNLISEKLESSENILHEATSSISVVTEFEQEISSLRNIINDIQNSEQTLSIKMQSINETFQNITDSWRRSLDEMNTNTTGLKSEAKFIHTEVTSQINEIDQRIKSLSERLKDLEDSTARNIRTVKRQEDDEFSRVEQQLDLHAKTVEKLEEEQNSLLAKDRNLNQKLADYEPKIEECKTHLPTIENAIHSILRLSSEVLSMEKKIEDLTTQLYTVENDMLKTASHTMEMQKVLEGIQYDDKVXKLQNEVVVLEEVVLDMKVSSDTKEITVEDYNLENDQNEDNMLIWT encoded by the exons ATGTCTGAGGTTAAGCAGAGGAAAAGAGGTATTTCTTCTTCCAAGACCAATGAAGATTCACAGAAGGCCAAGAAAGACAGTAATCGTGGGAAGCTGGTAAATCCCAGGACTAGCAGTAATCAGATTTCCTCTTGGATAGACTCACGGACAGCCTTGAGCCTAATATCCCTTGCCGTTTGCCTGGCACTGACCTG GTTCCTATTTCAGCAGACAAGTCAATTTGCTGATATGGAAAAAAAGTATAGTTTCTTGCAGCAAGAAGCTGAAAAATTCCTGGACATGGAAAATAAAGTTAACTTAATTTCTGAAAAG CTTGAGTCTTCTGAAAATATCCTACATGAAGCTACCTCCTCCATTTCTGTGGTGACTGAGTTTGAGCAGGAAATATCTTCTCTTCGTAACATCATAAATGATATTCAGAACAGTGAACAGACTCTTTCTATAAAGATGCAGAGCATTAATGAGACGTTCCAAAATATTACAGATTCTTGGAGAAGAAGCTTGGATGAAATGAACACAAACACTACTGGTTTAAAATCTGAAGCAAAGTTCATACATACAGAAGTTACTTCCCAAATTAATGAAATTGACCAAAGAATTaaatccctttctgaaagatTAAAAGATTTGGAAGACAGTACAGCCAGAAATATTAGAACTGTAAAAAGGCAAGAAGATGATGAGTTCTCTAGAGTTGAACAGCAGTTGGACTTGCATGCAAAGACAGTTGAAAAACTAGAAGAAGAACAGAATAGTCTGTTAGCCAAAGACAGAAACCTGAATCAGAAACTTGCAGACTATGAACCCAAAATTGAGGAGTGCAAGACCCATTTGCCAACAATTGAAAATGCTATTCACTCTATTCTTAGATTATCAAGTGAAGTGCTAAGTATGGAGAAGAAGATAGAAGACTTGACAACACAGCTATATACTGTGGAAAATGATATGCTGAAAACTGCGTCTCATACAATGGAGATGCAAAAGGTTCTTGAAGGCATACAATATGATGACAAAGT GAAACTGCAAAATGAAGTAGTGGTTTTAGAAGAAGTAGTACTTGACATGAAAGTATCTTCAGATACAAAAGAAATAACTGTTGAAGACTATAACTTAGAAAATGATCAGAATGAGGATAATATGCTAATTTGGACTTAG